A genomic stretch from Candidatus Zixiibacteriota bacterium includes:
- a CDS encoding OmpA family protein: MPEEEEEKPQQPIIVVKKKGGHGGHHGGAWKVAYADFVTAMMAFFLVMWLVTQSDEVKQAVAGYFNDPANYGKMIKGSGVLKGSPAPRTTDPMLEKRNELMLLRKAAQNIKRVMEDNPEITGLRDQVEMTITPRGLRIQLVDKGIEQTFFELGSAKLSQEAKKIIQIIGEELGSLPNDIVVEGHTDRRKYSRKDYTNWELSADRANTARRVLVESGVKDHQLFSVEGYADRFPKILDDPYDERNRRIAILVLIKSESTRYYTDSEELEDIF; this comes from the coding sequence ATGCCAGAAGAAGAAGAAGAGAAACCCCAACAACCAATAATAGTCGTTAAAAAGAAGGGCGGTCATGGTGGCCATCACGGCGGAGCCTGGAAAGTGGCTTACGCCGATTTTGTTACTGCCATGATGGCTTTCTTCCTGGTTATGTGGCTGGTGACTCAGTCGGATGAAGTCAAACAGGCCGTGGCTGGATATTTCAACGATCCTGCCAATTACGGTAAGATGATCAAGGGCAGTGGTGTGCTCAAGGGATCTCCCGCGCCTCGTACGACCGACCCGATGCTGGAAAAGCGCAACGAATTGATGCTGTTACGCAAGGCGGCCCAGAATATCAAGCGCGTTATGGAGGACAATCCGGAAATTACCGGGCTCAGGGACCAGGTCGAGATGACAATTACTCCACGAGGGCTTCGAATCCAACTTGTAGATAAAGGTATTGAGCAGACTTTCTTCGAACTGGGATCAGCCAAGCTGTCGCAGGAAGCAAAAAAGATTATCCAGATCATCGGCGAAGAGCTCGGTTCGCTTCCCAACGATATCGTGGTTGAGGGGCATACCGACCGCAGGAAATACTCCCGCAAAGATTACACCAACTGGGAGCTGTCCGCTGACCGAGCCAACACCGCCCGCAGGGTGCTGGTCGAATCCGGTGTGAAAGACCACCAGCTATTCAGCGTGGAAGGCTATGCTGACCGGTTTCCCAAGATTCTCGATGATCCCTACGATGAACGCAACCGCAGGATCGCGATTCTGGTTTTGATCAAATCCGAATCCACACGCTACTATACTGATTCTGAAGAACTCGAAGATATATTCTGA
- a CDS encoding hydroxymethylglutaryl-CoA reductase, degradative encodes MKKIQIVRDTTRKLNELKSSRIPGFYKLPVEQRLAFLARTFNLTDRQVEMLRNGDALRVENAVNMVENAIGVFGVPLGLGLNFLVDGRDHLVPMAVEEASIIAAASKAAMLIRKGGGFTTSIDDPVMIGQVQVLDLEDLNLAEKALLENKAVILEAANSVSSRMCRRGGGVFDFEIRRLPGDDEIGPMLVIHLLYNVCEAMGANAVNYACEAVGPVVEDITGGRVNLRILSNLADRRLARASFSLPVRHLEFKNFSGQEVARRMVEASKFASLDPYRAATHNKGIFNGICAAALALGQDWRAIEAGGHAYAAKNGVYSSLTDYHYADGNLYGSIELPLQVGWVGGAVNSHPGVKLLRTISGVKNSRQLAGLLAAVGLGQNFTACLALATEGVQRGHMALHARSIAISVGVPADKIEKVSQEMIARGQVKVAMAEEIYSRIRQSEKLQSSSDELPVTAYAPGKIVLFGEHATVYNYPGITSTIDIGLRVKISRDPDGPRFIYPHFRQAFPISEAESDIRLFSKAVDYALELYDLQNEPIAVQIESDLIPGMGLGSSAAFSVALCNALRKYKHQTQKRRWDSGVFGDAQKLEAIFHGNPSGMDAATVLSEGVLWFRKGPPREILPIRVPTTVSGLVCIVEPGARTIELVSHVKEERCKNPEKIDALLEDIGNLTVDAGIALGTGDLTEAGRLMFQNHELLAKLGVSTDALDNAVEELLELDVLGAKLTGGGGGGAVIALVEPEQQYDLLEKLADRFPMVFPFQLGGQ; translated from the coding sequence ATGAAGAAAATTCAGATCGTCAGAGATACAACCCGCAAGCTCAATGAGCTGAAGTCATCGCGGATCCCCGGTTTCTACAAGTTGCCGGTCGAACAGCGTCTGGCTTTTCTGGCGCGAACTTTTAACCTCACCGATCGACAGGTCGAGATGCTCCGTAATGGCGATGCCCTGCGGGTCGAAAACGCGGTCAACATGGTCGAAAACGCGATCGGAGTGTTCGGTGTACCGCTCGGGCTGGGTCTCAATTTTTTAGTTGATGGGCGCGATCACCTGGTGCCGATGGCTGTCGAGGAAGCCTCGATTATCGCGGCCGCTTCCAAGGCCGCCATGCTGATTCGCAAGGGGGGTGGATTCACGACATCGATCGACGACCCGGTCATGATCGGACAGGTGCAGGTTCTGGATCTGGAGGATTTAAATCTTGCTGAAAAAGCGTTACTCGAGAATAAGGCAGTGATTCTGGAAGCCGCCAACAGCGTGTCCTCGCGTATGTGCCGGCGTGGAGGCGGGGTCTTTGATTTTGAGATCCGCAGGCTTCCCGGTGATGACGAGATCGGACCGATGCTGGTCATCCATCTGCTATACAATGTCTGTGAGGCGATGGGAGCCAATGCCGTCAACTATGCTTGCGAGGCGGTCGGACCGGTCGTTGAGGATATCACCGGCGGTCGAGTCAACCTCAGGATTCTTTCTAATCTTGCAGATCGAAGGCTGGCCCGTGCCAGCTTCAGCTTGCCGGTAAGACATCTCGAATTTAAAAATTTCAGCGGGCAGGAAGTCGCCCGCAGGATGGTCGAGGCCAGTAAATTTGCCAGCCTCGATCCCTACCGCGCGGCCACCCACAACAAGGGCATCTTCAACGGCATCTGTGCCGCCGCCCTGGCATTGGGACAGGACTGGCGCGCGATTGAAGCCGGTGGTCATGCCTACGCCGCTAAAAACGGCGTGTACAGTTCATTGACTGATTATCACTATGCCGATGGCAACCTGTATGGCAGTATCGAACTCCCGCTCCAGGTCGGATGGGTCGGTGGTGCTGTCAACTCTCACCCGGGTGTCAAGCTTTTGCGTACGATCAGCGGGGTCAAGAATTCCCGTCAACTGGCCGGTCTTTTGGCGGCTGTCGGTTTGGGACAGAATTTCACCGCCTGCCTGGCGCTTGCGACCGAGGGGGTCCAGCGCGGTCACATGGCACTGCATGCGCGCAGTATTGCCATATCGGTAGGGGTACCAGCTGACAAGATCGAAAAAGTCAGCCAGGAGATGATCGCCCGTGGCCAGGTCAAAGTCGCTATGGCCGAGGAAATCTACAGCAGGATACGCCAGAGTGAAAAACTTCAATCTTCATCCGATGAACTTCCGGTGACCGCCTATGCCCCGGGCAAGATCGTGCTGTTCGGTGAACATGCCACCGTATACAATTATCCCGGCATAACCTCGACAATTGATATCGGCCTGAGGGTCAAGATCAGCCGTGACCCGGATGGACCACGATTTATATACCCGCATTTCCGGCAGGCCTTTCCGATCTCGGAAGCGGAAAGTGATATCCGCCTGTTCTCAAAGGCTGTCGACTATGCACTCGAACTCTATGACCTGCAGAATGAACCGATCGCGGTGCAGATCGAATCCGACCTGATACCCGGTATGGGGCTGGGGTCATCGGCGGCTTTCTCGGTCGCTCTTTGCAACGCGCTCCGGAAATACAAACATCAGACCCAGAAACGACGCTGGGATTCCGGCGTATTTGGCGACGCCCAGAAACTGGAGGCAATATTTCATGGCAACCCGAGCGGGATGGATGCCGCCACGGTGCTGTCCGAGGGCGTGCTCTGGTTCCGCAAGGGACCGCCCCGCGAGATCCTTCCGATTCGTGTGCCGACCACTGTCTCCGGGCTGGTATGTATCGTCGAACCGGGTGCCAGAACGATCGAACTGGTGAGTCATGTCAAAGAAGAACGCTGTAAAAACCCTGAGAAGATCGATGCGCTCCTGGAAGATATCGGCAACCTCACAGTCGATGCCGGAATTGCTTTGGGGACTGGTGATCTGACCGAAGCGGGACGGCTGATGTTTCAGAATCATGAGCTATTGGCAAAGCTTGGTGTCTCCACCGACGCTCTCGATAATGCGGTCGAAGAACTATTGGAACTGGATGTCCTCGGCGCCAAACTCACCGGCGGTGGTGGTGGCGGGGCGGTTATTGCCCTGGTTGAACCGGAACAACAGTACGATTTACTGGAAAAACTGGCTGACAGATTTCCGATGGTGTTCCCATTCCAGTTAGGGGGGCAGTAA
- the motA gene encoding flagellar motor stator protein MotA, with product MVSIIGLIIVAAGVIGGFMAEGGKLLTLYQPAEFIIIGGAMIGSLLAATSLSNLKKMIAQLSDVITPGMSKEDYLDVMVMMFELFNVARKDGLIALEKHVENPESSSVFKRYPKFESNHHAVAFLCDTLRMVITGTAQTHELESLMDTDIESHHEELERAPTIITKVGDAMPGFGIVAAVLGVVLTMGAIGGPPEEIGHKVGAALVGTFLGVLSAYGFILPIATNLSFANTDKSKIYECMKQGLLAFQKGIAGVMAVEFARRALPGDMRPSFQELEDACNKARMR from the coding sequence TTGGTTTCAATAATTGGACTCATCATTGTCGCGGCCGGTGTAATCGGCGGTTTTATGGCAGAAGGGGGCAAACTTCTGACACTGTATCAGCCGGCTGAGTTCATTATTATCGGCGGGGCGATGATTGGATCGCTTTTAGCGGCGACCTCTCTCAGTAACCTCAAGAAAATGATCGCTCAGCTCTCTGACGTGATCACACCGGGAATGTCTAAGGAAGATTACCTGGATGTCATGGTCATGATGTTCGAGCTGTTTAATGTCGCCAGGAAAGACGGCCTGATTGCGCTTGAAAAACATGTCGAGAACCCGGAAAGCAGTTCTGTCTTTAAGAGGTATCCCAAGTTTGAATCGAACCATCACGCGGTGGCGTTTCTGTGTGATACGTTGCGTATGGTGATCACAGGTACCGCGCAAACCCATGAGCTGGAAAGTCTTATGGATACAGACATTGAGTCCCACCATGAAGAACTGGAACGCGCCCCCACGATTATTACCAAAGTGGGCGATGCGATGCCCGGTTTTGGTATCGTTGCGGCTGTTTTGGGCGTGGTCCTGACTATGGGTGCGATCGGTGGCCCTCCTGAGGAGATCGGCCACAAGGTCGGTGCCGCTCTGGTAGGTACTTTCCTGGGTGTGTTATCCGCCTATGGATTCATCCTGCCGATCGCGACAAATCTGAGTTTTGCGAATACCGATAAATCCAAGATTTACGAATGTATGAAACAGGGCTTGCTGGCATTCCAGAAGGGAATTGCCGGTGTAATGGCGGTCGAGTTCGCGCGCAGGGCTCTGCCCGGTGATATGCGCCCGTCTTTTCAGGAACTCGAAGATGCTTGTAACAAAGCTCGTATGAGGTAG
- the tkt gene encoding transketolase has translation MEKTTDIEQLTINTIRFLAVDAVQKANSGHPGLPMGTAPMAYLLWKKYLKHNPKNPGWFNRDRFLLSPGHGSMLLYGLLHLTGYDLSLEDIIDFRQWNSKTPGHPELGRTPGVEMTTGPLGQGFATGIGMAIAERFLAAQFNRPGHEIVDHFIYAIVSDGDLQEGISYEAASLAGHYRLGKLIYLFDDNRIQIEGSTSRVFSEDIRKRFEGFNWQVIGPIDGNNLEEIQKAIDESRANPDQPSLIDCRTNIAFGSPNKQDTAAAHGAPLGEEEVAATKRNLGWPEDKHFYIPDEVLPHLRTAVDEGQSAEEQWNRLMESYQSRYPADYARFMDQVGGHLPDNWSEGLDDLFKDTGQKLATRGASGEILNKLAEKFINIMGGSADLGPSNKTIIKADNDFSADDYSARNLNFGVREHAMAAICNGIALHSGVIPYAGTFLVFSDYMKPAMRLSALMGLRVIYIFSHDSIGLGEDGPTHQPIEHLLSMRAIPNLYVIRPADANETVYAWKTALERMTGPTAIVTTRQKLPVLTQNPDAVKGAYIVRESDKEPEAIIIATGSELSLALEASEILKKDGVDVRVVSMPSWELFEAQPLEYKNKVFPPEIRIRLAVEAGSSEGWRKYIGFEGDVIGIDHFGASAPYEVLYEKFGITSLEIAKRIKKLVG, from the coding sequence ATGGAAAAAACAACTGATATCGAGCAACTTACGATTAACACCATTCGTTTTCTGGCTGTCGACGCGGTTCAGAAGGCGAATTCGGGCCATCCGGGACTGCCGATGGGTACTGCTCCGATGGCTTACCTGCTCTGGAAAAAGTATCTCAAGCACAATCCCAAAAACCCGGGCTGGTTCAACCGCGACCGTTTCCTGCTTTCTCCCGGTCATGGTTCGATGCTTCTGTATGGCCTTTTACACTTGACCGGCTACGACCTCAGCCTTGAAGACATAATAGATTTTCGGCAGTGGAATTCGAAAACTCCGGGACATCCGGAACTCGGTCGCACACCCGGAGTGGAGATGACTACCGGTCCTTTAGGCCAGGGCTTTGCAACCGGAATCGGGATGGCAATTGCCGAGAGATTTCTGGCGGCCCAGTTCAACCGTCCCGGGCATGAGATCGTCGATCACTTTATTTATGCTATTGTTTCCGATGGCGACCTGCAGGAAGGTATCTCTTATGAGGCCGCCAGTTTGGCAGGGCACTACCGCCTGGGCAAGCTTATTTACCTTTTTGACGATAACCGGATTCAGATCGAGGGTTCCACTTCAAGGGTATTCTCAGAGGATATCAGAAAACGGTTCGAGGGTTTTAACTGGCAGGTGATCGGCCCGATCGATGGCAACAACCTGGAAGAAATCCAAAAAGCGATAGACGAGTCCAGGGCAAATCCCGACCAGCCGTCACTGATTGACTGCCGTACCAATATAGCTTTCGGATCTCCCAACAAGCAGGATACAGCCGCGGCCCATGGCGCTCCGCTGGGAGAAGAAGAAGTTGCCGCCACGAAACGCAACCTGGGATGGCCGGAGGATAAGCACTTTTATATTCCCGATGAAGTTCTCCCTCATCTGCGCACTGCCGTTGATGAAGGTCAAAGCGCTGAAGAACAGTGGAACCGTCTCATGGAATCTTATCAATCTCGATACCCTGCTGATTACGCTCGTTTTATGGACCAGGTTGGCGGACATCTGCCGGACAACTGGTCTGAGGGACTTGATGACCTGTTTAAGGACACCGGCCAGAAACTGGCCACGCGGGGCGCATCGGGCGAAATACTGAATAAACTGGCGGAAAAATTTATCAATATAATGGGGGGATCGGCCGACCTGGGTCCTTCCAATAAAACCATCATAAAGGCGGACAACGATTTCAGCGCGGATGATTACAGCGCTCGAAACTTGAATTTTGGTGTCCGTGAGCACGCCATGGCGGCTATCTGTAACGGCATCGCCCTGCACAGTGGCGTCATCCCTTACGCCGGCACATTCCTGGTATTTTCTGATTACATGAAACCTGCCATGCGTCTTTCCGCGCTGATGGGCCTGCGGGTCATTTACATATTTTCTCATGACTCTATCGGTCTGGGAGAAGACGGCCCGACTCATCAGCCGATTGAACACCTGCTCAGTATGCGCGCAATACCTAATCTGTATGTCATCCGACCGGCAGATGCCAACGAGACAGTTTACGCCTGGAAAACAGCGCTTGAGAGGATGACCGGTCCGACGGCGATCGTCACCACACGCCAGAAACTGCCGGTTCTCACTCAAAACCCGGATGCTGTCAAGGGAGCTTATATCGTGCGGGAGAGTGATAAAGAACCGGAGGCAATCATAATAGCAACCGGTTCGGAGCTTTCACTGGCACTCGAGGCGAGTGAGATACTCAAAAAAGACGGTGTGGATGTACGTGTGGTTTCGATGCCCTCCTGGGAGCTTTTTGAAGCCCAGCCATTGGAATATAAGAACAAGGTTTTTCCTCCTGAAATCCGTATCAGGCTGGCGGTCGAGGCCGGATCTTCAGAGGGATGGCGTAAATACATCGGTTTCGAGGGTGATGTAATCGGGATTGATCATTTCGGAGCTTCGGCCCCCTATGAAGTCCTGTACGAAAAATTCGGGATTACCTCGCTTGAGATCGCGAAAAGGATAAAGAAACTGGTCGGATAA
- the mvaD gene encoding diphosphomevalonate decarboxylase — MIHRVKARAFANIALSKYWGKASGTENRPATPSISIALAGLVTETVVAKNTKNSDSFTLNGRRPQKHEVQRMRDFLDLWRKRGLIRGHYRVSTDNDFPTASGLASSSSGFAALAMALSGISEKNLSVAELSRLARMGSGSAARSIVGGVARMPVSKNPDAQEIVSADDIDWGMVIVEVEAPEKSISSREGMQLCAETSPYYKEWLKQAKLDYRALESAIIRRDLEEVGKLTEANAMAMHACMVASRPSLLYFNDVSLRVIQEVIRWRKKGLQVYFTMDAGPHLALLSKTSNLKKIANRAAKIKGVFSAQPSLPGGPAVILEKS; from the coding sequence ATGATTCATCGAGTCAAAGCCCGTGCTTTTGCGAATATCGCTTTATCAAAATACTGGGGAAAAGCTTCCGGTACAGAGAATCGTCCGGCTACACCCTCTATTTCAATCGCCCTGGCAGGTTTAGTGACCGAGACTGTCGTGGCCAAGAACACCAAAAACAGCGACAGTTTTACTCTCAACGGCCGTCGACCTCAAAAACATGAAGTACAGCGAATGCGTGATTTTCTGGATTTGTGGCGGAAGCGTGGCCTGATCCGGGGGCACTATCGTGTCTCCACCGACAACGACTTTCCCACAGCTTCAGGGCTGGCTTCCAGCTCATCCGGTTTTGCGGCGCTGGCTATGGCGCTGTCCGGTATCTCAGAGAAGAATCTGTCAGTAGCCGAATTGTCACGACTGGCGCGGATGGGAAGCGGATCTGCCGCCCGTTCGATCGTGGGCGGGGTGGCCCGTATGCCCGTGTCAAAAAATCCAGATGCGCAGGAAATTGTTTCTGCCGATGATATCGACTGGGGCATGGTCATAGTCGAGGTCGAAGCTCCCGAAAAATCAATCTCCTCGCGCGAGGGTATGCAGTTATGCGCAGAAACATCACCATATTATAAAGAGTGGCTGAAACAGGCCAAACTCGATTATCGTGCTCTCGAAAGTGCAATAATCCGGCGCGACCTGGAGGAGGTCGGTAAATTGACCGAAGCCAACGCTATGGCGATGCATGCCTGCATGGTTGCTTCACGCCCGTCGCTTTTATACTTTAACGATGTCAGCCTGAGGGTGATACAGGAAGTTATCCGCTGGCGCAAAAAGGGTCTTCAGGTCTACTTTACCATGGATGCCGGTCCTCATCTGGCACTTCTCAGCAAAACCAGCAATCTGAAGAAAATCGCAAACCGTGCCGCTAAAATCAAAGGCGTTTTTTCGGCCCAGCCCAGCCTTCCGGGTGGACCGGCGGTTATCCTGGAAAAGTCATGA